One Propionispora hippei DSM 15287 genomic region harbors:
- a CDS encoding PRD domain-containing protein translates to MSTIQGPFSVQRVLSNNAVIANTVNGQDVILLGKGMGFGRKAGDLLTNPKYEKIYVVPAGVAEQQALNLIEQVDPAVIRVTEEIIELAKERLGQALHPRIYVALTDHINFTLIRLAQGMEIKNPFISEIEALYPDEFQVAQQGAGLLTEKLRVTIPREEIGFIALHLHAARHNRSVSESLKYSQIINKVLQHIEKRTGSLQEQGSLNYTRLLTHLQSCIHRLVTLTTIENPFVEQLKRDFSESYELACQVGEMIGQELKLKVPEAEIGYLTIHLERLRSKFG, encoded by the coding sequence TTGTCTACGATACAGGGACCATTTTCGGTACAACGGGTTTTGAGCAACAATGCGGTAATTGCTAATACCGTAAATGGTCAGGATGTCATTTTACTCGGTAAGGGGATGGGATTTGGCCGCAAGGCGGGCGATTTACTGACCAATCCGAAGTATGAGAAAATTTATGTGGTTCCGGCAGGGGTAGCGGAGCAGCAGGCGCTCAATTTGATCGAACAGGTCGATCCGGCAGTGATCCGGGTTACCGAAGAGATTATTGAACTGGCGAAAGAGCGTCTGGGCCAGGCCTTGCATCCCCGGATATATGTGGCATTGACCGACCATATCAATTTTACGCTCATTCGTTTGGCCCAGGGGATGGAAATAAAAAATCCGTTCATTTCCGAAATTGAGGCACTGTATCCTGACGAATTCCAGGTGGCCCAGCAGGGGGCCGGTCTGTTGACTGAGAAGCTGCGGGTAACCATTCCCCGTGAGGAAATTGGTTTTATTGCCCTCCATCTGCATGCCGCCAGACATAACCGTTCCGTCAGTGAAAGTTTGAAGTATTCCCAGATTATTAATAAGGTGCTGCAGCATATTGAGAAAAGGACCGGTTCCCTGCAGGAACAGGGCAGTTTGAATTATACCAGGCTGCTGACTCACCTGCAAAGCTGTATTCACCGGCTGGTTACCTTAACAACCATTGAAAATCCGTTCGTAGAGCAGTTGAAGCGGGATTTTTCCGAGTCCTACGAGCTGGCCTGCCAGGTTGGCGAGATGATCGGCCAAGAGCTGAAGCTCAAGGTGCCCGAGGCCGAAATCGGCTATCTGACCATTCATTTGGAGCGGCTTCGCAGCAAATTTGGCTAA
- a CDS encoding sugar-binding transcriptional regulator, producing the protein MNEWEKDRLAVKVASMYYADNLTQDEISRKLGIHRTTISRLIKTARQEGLITIAIRDDLKPYYALENKLETLFGLKEVYIVSSQRVQEDSERQALGKTCAELLARIVQDGDTIGISWGSTMKEVANALKPSPNQRPTQSQIVALCGGPGNLESDNHVNPIVGKVSQAFKAKPYYFYAPIITSKRETKEAILQDDSCVTVTNLWHKVRIAVVGIGAFSESSSVLSTGYITLQDQEALRQAGAAGDICSRFYDLAGRRIQLDLADRTISVDLDILKGLNYSIAVAGGAHKVPAILGALRGRFVNVLITTEETARLLLETANETVEAAE; encoded by the coding sequence ATGAATGAATGGGAAAAAGACCGGCTTGCAGTGAAAGTGGCCAGCATGTATTATGCGGATAACCTGACACAGGATGAAATATCCCGTAAACTGGGTATTCACCGGACGACGATCAGCCGTTTAATTAAAACTGCCAGGCAGGAAGGGCTGATCACGATTGCAATCCGGGATGATCTGAAACCGTATTATGCCCTGGAAAACAAGCTGGAAACTTTGTTTGGTCTAAAAGAGGTGTATATTGTATCTTCCCAGCGGGTTCAGGAGGATTCGGAACGGCAGGCGCTGGGTAAGACCTGTGCCGAACTGTTGGCCCGTATTGTCCAGGATGGTGATACCATCGGGATTAGCTGGGGCAGTACTATGAAAGAGGTGGCCAATGCCCTGAAGCCGTCGCCCAATCAGCGGCCGACGCAGAGTCAGATTGTAGCTTTGTGCGGCGGTCCGGGCAATCTGGAAAGCGACAATCATGTCAACCCGATTGTCGGGAAGGTAAGCCAGGCTTTTAAGGCTAAGCCATATTACTTTTATGCGCCGATTATTACTTCCAAGCGGGAAACTAAGGAAGCCATTCTGCAGGATGACAGTTGTGTAACCGTCACCAATCTGTGGCATAAGGTCAGGATTGCCGTCGTCGGCATCGGGGCTTTTTCCGAGTCCAGTTCGGTGCTATCCACCGGCTATATTACACTGCAGGATCAGGAAGCATTGCGTCAGGCCGGGGCCGCCGGCGATATCTGTTCGCGGTTCTATGACCTGGCAGGGCGACGCATTCAGTTGGATTTAGCTGACCGGACGATCAGCGTTGATCTGGATATTCTGAAAGGCCTGAACTACTCGATTGCGGTAGCCGGAGGGGCTCACAAGGTGCCGGCGATTCTGGGAGCGCTGCGCGGGCGGTTTGTTAATGTCTTGATTACCACTGAAGAGACGGCCCGACTGTTGCTGGAAACCGCCAATGAAACGGTGGAAGCTGCGGAATAA